The Candidatus Nitrosopumilus sp. SW genomic sequence ATTTGATGTTTTTAATTATTCATTATCAGCAATACTAATTGGTATTTGTGGTGCATGGATATTTCTCATAAAAACAATGATTGATTCCTTTAGACTTACACCGTATCTGGACAGATTTGAAAATACTTCAAAAACATCGCCCAAAGTATCAATAATCCTTCCAGCAAGAAATGAAGAAGAGTTCTTAGGTAAATGTTTGGATTCATTAATTGATCAAGATTATGAAAATTATGAAATCGTTGTAATTGATGATTCATCAGAGGATTCTACAGGAAAAATAATTTCAGAATATGCTAAAAAAAACTCCAAAGTTATTCATGTGTCTGCAAAACCAAAACCAGAAGGATGGATGGGGAAAAATTGGGCATGTATGGAAGGATACAGAAATGCAACTGGAGAACTTTTACTATTTACAGATGCAGATACAACACACACAAAAAATGTAATATCACTTGCAGTTGCACATCTTCTTTCATTTGACTTGGATGCATTGTCAACCATTCCAAAGATGCTAACATTTGATTTTTGGACAAAAATTACACTGCCGATGATATCAACATTTTTACATACACGGTTTTCTGCACTTAATGTTAACAATCCTTCAAAAAAAACAGGTTATTTTTTTGGAAGTTTCTTCATTTTAAAGAAAAAGACTTACGAACAAGTTGGAATGCATGAAGGAGTAAAACATGAAATCATTGAAGATGGTGCACTTGGAAAAAAAGTAAAAGAATCAGGCCATAAAATGAAAATGGTAAGAGGGGAACATCTCATTGATGCAGTATGGGCACGAGATAAAGTTACACTATGGAATGCTCTAAAAAGATTAATGGTTCCTTTGTATCTCCAAAGTGGAAAAATTGCAATAGGAATTTTCTTTGCAGTTTTGTTTTTGCTTTTTGTACCATTTCCAGTTTTGGCAGCATCAGTTTCATTTCCATCAGAAACAATATCTTCACAAATTCTTTGCATCACATCATTTGCAGCATCACTT encodes the following:
- a CDS encoding glycosyltransferase family 2 protein; translation: MEIVFDVFNYSLSAILIGICGAWIFLIKTMIDSFRLTPYLDRFENTSKTSPKVSIILPARNEEEFLGKCLDSLIDQDYENYEIVVIDDSSEDSTGKIISEYAKKNSKVIHVSAKPKPEGWMGKNWACMEGYRNATGELLLFTDADTTHTKNVISLAVAHLLSFDLDALSTIPKMLTFDFWTKITLPMISTFLHTRFSALNVNNPSKKTGYFFGSFFILKKKTYEQVGMHEGVKHEIIEDGALGKKVKESGHKMKMVRGEHLIDAVWARDKVTLWNALKRLMVPLYLQSGKIAIGIFFAVLFLLFVPFPVLAASVSFPSETISSQILCITSFAASLLIYIGAIIEAKVGLELRFVHALFAPLGSFVVVLGFLSGLLQAKKTSSVTWRGRSYSMKDHTQSSISV